One genomic segment of Hordeum vulgare subsp. vulgare chromosome 2H, MorexV3_pseudomolecules_assembly, whole genome shotgun sequence includes these proteins:
- the LOC123430586 gene encoding vacuolar iron transporter homolog 2-like, which produces MDHQISSHVHADGERRAKEEDVVDVEAADPKPAEAADHPGGDDGGVNYMARAQWLRAAVLGANDGLVSVASLMIGVSAVNDAGKTMLVSGLAGLVAGACSMAIGEFVSVYAQYDIEVSEIKRDGAKGKKENLPSPTLAALASALAFAVGALLPLLAGGFVRPRGARVGAVCAATTVGLAGFGAAGGYLGGASMARSGSRVLVGGWVAMAVTYGVLWLFVKVFHIHVSSLG; this is translated from the coding sequence ATGGACCATCAGATCAGCTCCCACGTGCACGCCGACGGCGAGCGCAGGGCGAAGGAGGAGGACGTCGTCGACGTCGAGGCGGCCGATCCGAAGCCGGCCGAGGCCGCCGATCACCCGGGCGGCGACGATGGCGGCGTCAACTACATGGCCCGCGCGCAGTGGCTCCGCGCGGCCGTCCTCGGCGCTAACGACGGCCTCGTCTCCGTCGCGTCCCTCATGATCGGCGTCAGCGCCGTCAACGACGCCGGCAAGACGATGCTCGTGTCGGGCCTCGCCGGGCTGGTGGCCGGCGCCTGCAGCATGGCCATCGGCGAGTTCGTGTCCGTCTACGCGCAGTACGACATCGAGGTGTCGGAGATCAAGCGCGACGGCGCCAAGGGCAAGAAGGAGAACCTGCCGAGCCCGACGCTGGCCGCGCTCGCGTCGGCGCTGGCGTTCGCGGTGGGCGCGCTCCTGCCGCTGCTGGCCGGCGGGTTCGTGAGGCCGAGGGGCGCCAGGGTCGGGGCGGTGTGCGCGGCGACCACCGTGGGGCTGGCCGGCTTCGGCGCGGCGGGCGGGTACCTGGGCGGCGCGAGCATGGCGAGGTCAGGGTCCAGGGTCCTCGTGGGCGGGTGGGTCGCCATGGCCGTCACGTACGGCGTGCTCTGGCTGTTCGTCAAGGTGTTCCACATTCACGTCTCGTCGTTGGGGTGA